A region from the Bacteroidales bacterium genome encodes:
- a CDS encoding sirohydrochlorin chelatase, protein MSLQAILLCGHGSRKKEGVEALVQLSEKMQKRYDEIKVDYGFLELSSPTYYDTIRKLYDQGIRDIVAIPVFLFTGIHLNYEIPGLMKQYQNEMEGLKITLTSNIGINEELIQLAEKRIIEAEYAKYRESLDHSNDILLTAAVGNSLPEANAEVAKLTRLIWEKINFGFSQYAFSSKLTFPSVAQTLQIIKNCAFGRIVVFPLLLFPSLHLDKIFMSVEEFRKENKKEVVFAEPFGVDEFLIDILVRRHKEVSGS, encoded by the coding sequence ATGAGTTTACAAGCAATTTTACTTTGTGGGCATGGAAGCAGAAAGAAAGAAGGTGTTGAGGCTTTGGTACAATTGTCCGAAAAAATGCAAAAGCGGTATGATGAAATAAAGGTAGATTATGGTTTTTTAGAGCTGTCTTCTCCTACCTATTATGATACGATCCGAAAATTATACGACCAGGGTATCCGTGATATTGTAGCCATTCCCGTATTTTTGTTTACGGGCATTCATCTGAACTATGAGATTCCCGGGCTTATGAAACAATATCAGAATGAAATGGAGGGATTGAAAATTACATTAACTTCAAATATTGGGATCAATGAGGAACTGATTCAGCTGGCGGAAAAAAGGATTATTGAAGCAGAATATGCAAAATACAGAGAAAGTCTGGATCATAGCAATGATATTTTGCTTACTGCGGCGGTGGGCAACTCCCTGCCGGAAGCGAATGCGGAGGTTGCCAAATTGACCCGCCTGATCTGGGAAAAAATCAACTTTGGTTTTTCTCAATATGCTTTCAGCAGCAAATTAACATTCCCCTCCGTTGCTCAAACACTACAAATAATTAAAAATTGTGCTTTCGGCCGGATCGTTGTTTTCCCTTTATTGCTTTTTCCGAGCCTTCACCTGGATAAGATCTTTATGTCCGTCGAAGAGTTCAGAAAAGAGAATAAAAAGGAGGTGGTATTTGCCGAGCCCTTTGGAGTTGACGAGTTTCTGATCGATATTCTGGTAAGACGACACAAGGAGGTTTCCGGGAGCTAA
- the hemE gene encoding uroporphyrinogen decarboxylase: protein MNSSILLDTIEGKPHARPPVWFMRQAGRTLPYYQKLRKKYSFQEIMNTPELAASVTLEPLQELGVDGAIIFTDILIIAEALGMKTSFAAGGPRLDFSLAEADDPQQLLSSHKEKFETVTNTIKLVKKEKPADIPVIGFCGGPFTLLCYMLRGEGSKNDFPEVARYLYEKPGAFDKLMKTITDMTIDYASAQIDAGIDVFQIFDTHAGTLPWPVYKNLCLPYVQQIIQGIRKKNVPVIFFPKGIGRGYTEMDLSFGDYLGIDWQTPISMMRNRKDEHMGLQGNIDPRLLLADRKQIGKRLEEYIEFGRNEKRWIFNLGHGIRPETPPENIKFVVDWVKSTEWKRS, encoded by the coding sequence ATGAACAGCTCCATTTTACTAGATACCATAGAAGGAAAGCCTCATGCCCGTCCCCCTGTCTGGTTTATGCGGCAGGCGGGACGAACCCTTCCTTATTACCAAAAACTGCGGAAAAAGTATTCCTTCCAGGAAATTATGAATACACCTGAGCTTGCTGCCTCGGTAACTTTGGAACCTTTGCAGGAACTGGGTGTCGACGGGGCCATTATCTTCACCGACATATTGATTATTGCCGAGGCCCTGGGGATGAAGACTTCCTTCGCTGCAGGCGGCCCCAGGCTTGATTTCTCACTGGCGGAGGCTGATGATCCCCAGCAACTCCTTTCAAGCCACAAAGAGAAATTTGAAACGGTAACCAACACCATAAAACTGGTAAAAAAGGAAAAACCGGCAGACATCCCGGTTATTGGCTTTTGTGGAGGCCCCTTCACACTTTTGTGCTACATGCTAAGGGGTGAAGGCTCCAAAAATGATTTTCCTGAAGTAGCCAGATATCTGTATGAAAAACCCGGGGCTTTCGATAAGCTGATGAAAACCATTACGGATATGACCATTGACTACGCCTCGGCCCAGATAGATGCGGGTATCGATGTTTTCCAGATATTTGACACCCACGCCGGGACTTTGCCCTGGCCTGTTTACAAGAACCTGTGTCTGCCATATGTGCAACAAATCATCCAGGGCATACGCAAAAAGAATGTCCCGGTGATATTCTTCCCCAAAGGCATTGGTAGGGGATATACGGAAATGGACCTTTCATTTGGCGATTATCTCGGAATTGACTGGCAAACACCCATCAGCATGATGCGGAATAGAAAGGATGAACATATGGGATTGCAGGGAAACATCGATCCCCGTTTGTTGCTTGCCGATCGAAAGCAGATCGGAAAAAGGCTGGAAGAATATATTGAATTCGGAAGGAATGAAAAAAGATGGATATTCAACCTTGGCCATGGCATCAGGCCCGAAACCCCACCCGAGAACATCAAATTTGTGGTGGACTGGGTTAAATCCACGGAGTGGAAGCGGTCATAA